The following coding sequences lie in one Notolabrus celidotus isolate fNotCel1 chromosome 20, fNotCel1.pri, whole genome shotgun sequence genomic window:
- the nme4 gene encoding nucleoside diphosphate kinase, mitochondrial, whose translation MLRCIIKKILQHSYVGEQGTSKGLLSAFPTALLGEHRAAVGHRSKSSLPEVRERTLIAVKPDGVHRRLVGQIIQRFEQRGFKLVGLKMLQVSEDLLSQHYIELRTKPFYPRLQQYMTSGPVVVMVWEGHKVVQTSRVMVGHTNPAEASAGTVRGDFSFHVSRNVVHASDSLEGAQREIQLWFKGRELLNWDCCDQSNTCDV comes from the exons ATGCTGCGGTGCATTATTAAGAAAATTCTCCAACATTCTTATGTAGGGGAACAAGGGACCAGCAAAGGTCTGCTGTCTGCGTTTCCCACTGCGCTGCTCGGTGAGCACAGAGCTGCTGTAGGACACAGGAGCAAATCAA GTCTCCCAGAAGTGAGAGAGCGGACTCTCATAGCTGTGAAACCAGATGGAGTTCATCGTCGTCTTGTGGGACAAATCATTCAGCGGTTCGAGCAGCGAGGATTCAAGCTGGTTGGACTGAAAATGTTGCAG GTGTCCGAGGATCTTTTGTCTCAGCACTACATTGAGCTGAGGACTAAGCCCTTCTATCCCAGGCTTCAGCAGTACATGACATCAGGACCTGTGGTTGTCATG GTCTGGGAAGGGCACAAAGTCGTGCAGACGTCCCGTGTGATGGTGGGACATACTAACCCAGCGGAGGCCTCAGCAGGCACAGTCAGAGGAGATTTCAGCTTTCATGTCAGCAG GAATGTGGTTCATGCCAGTGACTCACTGGAGGGCGCACAGAGGGAGATCCAGCTGTGGTTTAAGGGGAGAGAACTCCTGAACTGGGACTGCTGTGACCAGAGTAACACTTGTGATGTGTGA